The window CCGACCTATTACATTTATGGTGGCTTGGTGTTTTCTCCTTTAAGCATTAACTTATTTAATATATGGGGTTCGAGCTGGTTTAATAATGCTCCTAAAGAATTGGTTGCATTGCTCGCCAATAACATCCCTACAGTCGAAGGCGAACAAGTCATTATTCTTTTACGAGTTTTACCAGCATCAGTTAATGACGGGTATCAAAACTATGCTCCATGGATTGTAAAAAAAGTAAATGGCAAGGTAGTTCTCAATATGAAAGAGCTGGTTCAAGCTATTGAAAGCAATGAAAGCAATTCATTTATCATCTTGGAAAATAATTCTAATCAACAGATTGTCTTAAATCGTGAAAAAGTAAAACAAGCCAATCCACAAATCCTTGCCACCTATAAGATTCGGGAAGATCGTTCCCTGGACTTACAATAAACAACCAACAATAAAAAAAGCACTTTCAAAAACCAAGGCGCTTTTTTTTAAAGAATGGGCACAATGCATTAGGCCCCTACCATTTTGCATTCTTTAGAATGGGCATGATAAATCATGCCCATTCTAAATCTCCGTCATTCAGGCTGTATCACAATCCCTTTTGTACACCAATAATAACTTAAAAGTGGAGAACACAGCACATTTATCTTCAGTTTTTGGTTATTTCTTCCCAATATTACTGTTAAATATTAGCATAGGTGGGGGTAAATAATTTACTAAATAATTGTGACACAGTCTGATTGCGAGGAACGTTTTATGCGACGTGGCAATCTCATCCACCCGCTCCGTCATTGCGAGGAACGTTTTATGCGACGTGGCAATCTCATCTTTTTAAGTTTTTATGAAGAAAAAAACCTAAAGATGAGATCCTCACGGCTTCAAAAAACAAAGCCTCAGGATGACCAAAGATACCCTCCCCACCGCAAGCGCCACTGTACGAGGAGGGGAATTGTTTAATCCATTTTCCCATTGAAGGGGCTTTCAAGGGGAATTTGCCCTGCTTATTTTTGTTTGATCACTTTTTATTCATCGTTGTATTTTCAGGATAGAGCTTCTCCTATCTTGCGAGCTGTTTGAGTCATTTCATAATATTGATTCAAGATTTCTTTGGTTTTTTCTTTTAAGGCTTTTTGTGCAGCTTGAATATTATTTCCGCTTTCTTTATAGGCTTTTTCATAAGTTTGACGAATCTCGGTTCCTACATTGATCTTAGTAATTCCATTTTGAATGGCTTGCAAAACGTATTCTTTCTGCACTCCTGAACCACCATGAAGAACTAACGGAATACCAGTTTTCTGAACCAGTTTTTTTAGGTGTTCAATGTTTAATCGGGCTTGAACCTTTTTTTGATCTTTAGCGGCACCAGTAATCGCTCCATGAATATTCCCTATAGCAACTGATAACCAATCAATTCCGGTTTTTTGAACCATATAGACAGCCTCTTCCGGTGAAGTAAATCCTTTACCCGAAGCAAATATTTCATCATAGGGGGGCATCGGACCGCTTTCGTGACCCATGACTGCTCCCAATTCAGCCTCGACTAAAACCCCTACCGGATGAGCAATGTCTACTACTTCTTTGGAAATGGATATATTTTCTTCTAAAGATAACCTCGATCCATCAATCATTACTGAATCATAACCAAGGTCGATTGCTTCGGTCACCAAAAGCTTCCAATCAACTTCTTTTCCTTCTTCGTCAAGAACTGGGACATGATCTTGGTGAAGCCGAGCGACCGAAGTATCTTTGCATCGATCAAATTCCTTTTTTATTGCTGCAAAGCTTCGAGCTTCAAAACGGGTAATATCGGGTCGGGCAACCTCAATGAGTGCAAAACACTCAATTTCCTTAAGTGCTTCGATTACCGCTTCCATCATGGGGAGATAGGGAATATTAAATGCCGGTATAACTAGATGTTGAGCGCTTGCAGTTTTCATTATTGTTTTAAGAGAAGCTTTTCCCATTACTTTTTTCCAATTTTCCATAATAATTATTCGACTCCTTTCCATCTTGAACCTTCTCATTCTCATGTGTATTTATAAAAATGAGCGATACCCTTAATAATAATATTGTAACATTCTATTCTGAAAATACCGGAATAAGTGAAAAGTGATGAAACAAAAAAGCTTAAGAATGAGTTCAACAATTCCCCTTCTTGGAGAGGCGTGGCGGGGAAGGTGCCTTTTGATTTTTTAATGGTTTCAATAAGATAATACTAAAGAAACAGATACAAAAGATGAGATCCTCACGGATTCGAAAAGCGAATCCTCAGGATGACTGAGAAGCT of the Candidatus Atribacteria bacterium ADurb.Bin276 genome contains:
- the fba gene encoding Fructose-bisphosphate aldolase, with amino-acid sequence MERSRIIIMENWKKVMGKASLKTIMKTASAQHLVIPAFNIPYLPMMEAVIEALKEIECFALIEVARPDITRFEARSFAAIKKEFDRCKDTSVARLHQDHVPVLDEEGKEVDWKLLVTEAIDLGYDSVMIDGSRLSLEENISISKEVVDIAHPVGVLVEAELGAVMGHESGPMPPYDEIFASGKGFTSPEEAVYMVQKTGIDWLSVAIGNIHGAITGAAKDQKKVQARLNIEHLKKLVQKTGIPLVLHGGSGVQKEYVLQAIQNGITKINVGTEIRQTYEKAYKESGNNIQAAQKALKEKTKEILNQYYEMTQTARKIGEALS